From Candidatus Syntrophosphaera sp.:
AGGTGACCGAGCTGGCTGAAGGTGCACGCCTGCTAAGCGTGTGTGGGTCAAAAGCCCACCCAGGGTTCGAATCCCTGCCTCTCCGCCAGAAGTTTAGAGCCAAATTCAGGATTTTGGGCAGTCGCCAAGCGGTAAGGCAGCAGGTTTTGGTCCTGCCACACGGGGGTTCGAATCCTCCCTGCCCAGCCAGAGTTTTTGGGATGTCGTCTAATGGTAGGACAGCGGACTCTGGATCCGTACGTGAGGGTTCAAATCCTTCCATCCCAGCCACTTAAACCCCGGTGCAAGCCGGGGTTTTTGCTTTATGGGGAGGTTTTTACTCCCATTCGGCGCGGCGGTATTTGCGGGTCTTGCGATAGTGCTCTTCCGCGGTGGTGGAAAAGTCGTTCCGGCCTTTGCGGTCGGCCACGAAGTAGAGATATTTGGTCTTGGCCGGGTTGAGGGCGGCCTGGATGGAAGAGAGGGAGGGATTGCAGATCGGTCCGGGCGGCAGGCTGGTATTGATGTATGTATTGTAAGGAGAAGGGATCTGGGTGTCAGCGAGGGTGAGGACGGGGCGCTTGATGTTCCGCCTTTCGAGGATGTAATCCACTGTGGCGCAGGACGCTAGGTGCATTCCGTGGTTCAGGCGGTTTTGCATGACGCTGGCCACGATCCCGCGTTCCTGAGGATGGGCGCTTTCCTTTTCCACGATGCTGGCCAGGATCAGCTTGTCGTAAAAGCCTGCTATGGCGTGGGGATCGATGCCCACGGCGCGGTTTTTGGTGAAGAATTCCCGGGTCATTAGGGCCAGGATCTCGCGCGGGCCGAGGCTGAGGTCAAACAGATAGGTTTCCGGGTACAGGAATCCCTCCAGGGAAGGAACTTTGTAGCCGGTTTGCTCTCGCACGAAAGCAGTGTCGGTGGCTGCGGCAAGAAGCTCGTCATAGCCCGCCAAGCCGCTTTGTTCGATCCTTTGCAGGGTGCGCCGGAGAGAGAGGCCCTCAGGAATGGTGACGCGGACCGAGCTGGTGTTTCCTTTTTCCAGGACCGAGAGGGTTTGATAGAGGCTGGCTTTGCCGCCCAGAGTATAGGTTCCGGCCATGAGCCGACGGTCCGTCCTGCGGAGCTTGGCCAACGTTTTGAACAAAAAGCGGCTTTCGATGATGCCTTGTTCTTCAAGCCGGGCGGCAATTCCGGCGGCGCTGTCTCCGCTGCTGACCCTGAGCACGATCTGCTCCGAACGGACGGGTTTGAAGACCTGCCAAACCGTGAAGGCCAGCAGGGCAAGGAAGGCGATCAGGACAAGCCTGAGCAGGAATCCGGGGCTTGGTCTCAAAGGCTTTCCAAATAGCTTTTCAGGATCATGGCGGCGGCCATGGCGTCCTGGAAATTGCGGCGCTGTTTCCAGCCATAGCCCATCTTGATGAGTTCGCCGATGGCCTCGGAGGTGCTGTAACGCTCGTCCCAGGCCACTATGGGAGTTTCGATGGCAGCGGAAAGCCGGTCCATGAAAGCGATTGTCTCATCGGTTTTGGGGGTGTTTCCGCCTTCGATGGCATAAGGCAGGCCCATCACGATCAATTCCACGCACTGTTCGCTGATCACTTTGCGCAATTCTGCCAGAACGGTTTCGAAGCCGGAATTGGGGATGACTTTCAAAGGTTTGGCAAACAGCTTGAGGGGATCGCTCAGCGCCAGGCCGATCCGCTTTTCCCCATAATCGATGGCCAGGATGCGGCTGACGGGGCTCACAGATTCGATTCGTCTCTCCAGATGGCGATGTACCAACGGTTGTCGGCAGGTTTCAGATAGAAGCGGGCCACCCCACTGGCGGTGATCATGGAATTGGTCGCGTAGTAGGATAGTTTGAGATCAAAGATGCAGGGGATGACGACCCAGCCTTCGTGCCCGAGTTCGGGATCGTTTTCCCAACTGTCCTCAGGCGGGACCTGCAGGCGGAGGTTGAGTTCGTCCGGGGGCAGGCGGCTGCCGTCGGAAGAGCCGTTGGTAAAGAGATTTTCGGTGTACAGCACTTCCTCGTCGTAGCCCCACCAGGAATCGCGGATGCCGTCACCATTGACGTCAACGCCAATCTGGCTGACTTCCGAGGCGATCAGTTCAAAGCGGAAGTCATCGGCCAACAGGCTTTTATAGATGTTGATGTTGCGTTCGGTGTAGGCAAGCTCCAGATTCTGCAAAACCTCGACCGGCGTGCGGTTACGGAACGTGCCGTCGGAATTGTCCACCAAAGGGGGGCGGAAAGGATTCCAGCAGCTTCCCAAAACAAGCAGCACCGCGAACAGCGGCAGGACCTGGAGCTTATTGCGAGAAATCATACTTCATCTTTCCCCAGCTGGAATGCCCCGGTGCGCGGTAGTCATACCATTTGCTGATGTACCAGTAGGCCCCTGATTTCTGGAACTGGAGCTCGAACTCACCCTTGTAATATTCAGGTTGGGCCAGGCCCGGGGCATAGCGCCGAAGCTCGTATTCACGATAGATCCTGGCCTCACTGGCAGTGATCTCATCCGGTTGCGAGGGCAGGGCGAAAAGGGTTACCTGGATGCTGTCGGACTGATTGTGCAGATTAAGCAGCATGTCCTGTTCCTGGGTGGCTGTCCAGGTCGGGGCGAGGTTGTAGTCGTTGATGTCCTGCGCCGAGAAATGGAAGCTGTAATTGGCGGCAAACAGGTTATAGTATTTGATCGCGTTACGGCTGTCCACATAGCAATACTCCAGGTTTTCCAGGCAGAGGTCCCAACTGGTGGCATAACTGTTCCAGGGGGCCGGTTTGGTGGGCGGATCGGAATCCCTCACCCGGAAAAGGTCGCATCCGGCCAACAGGGCCAGAAGGATCAGGAGCATGGGGATATTTCTCATAATCTCACAATATGGAAGGGGGAAATCGTGTCAACTGATATTTTCTGATCCAGGCTCTGTATGGTTGAGAGAAATGGCAGCACCAGCAATCGCCTATCCGATTGGCAGACATGAAGATGGACGGAATATCCGTTGCCCCTGCCAGGTCTCTACAGCAAGCATACCTTGGGCAGAGAAGACCTGGCACACCAGCCATAACTGGCTGATGGTCTTGAGTATGCCAGCCTGAAAGCTCTATGGGGTAAAGGGGGCGCTCTGGGAAGAGGGTAAAACTTAGTTGGATCAAAGGCAGAAAAAAGGTATTGACAGAAACGGGCTCTGCCAAAAAGCTGACCATCACTTGCAAAAAATACCAGAAACGCATAGCACAAGTCCCAAGTTTTGCAGGGACTTATAGTTCTTTAGGAGGAACGATGTTATCCTGTTTACGGGATACTCGTATGAGTATCACTGGGGTGAATGCGACAGCATTTTGCCCTGCCAACAACGAAGCCAACTTAGCAGAGAAAGACTTGGCGCGGCCGGGCGGCAAAATTGAGCCGTCAATGGGCCCGAGAGGTTTTTTCTGTCTAAAAAGTGGAGGAACCAGTGAGTAATACCGAAAATCGCATCCGGATAAAGCTGAAAGCATACGATCATCGTCTACTGGATCAATCTGTGGCGGAAATTGTGAAAAGCACCCGCAACACGGGCGCCAAAGTCATTGGACCCATTCCACTTCCGACCGACAAGACCCTATACACGATCCTGCGCTCACCGCATGCGGACAAGAAATCCCAGGACCAATTCCAAATGCTGGTGCATAAGAGATTGATCGACATATTGAATCCCACACAGCAGACCACCAACGCTTTGAAAAAGCTGAGTCTGCCGGCTGGAGTCCATGTGGAAATCAAGGCAAACACGAGGAGCTAGCATGTTGGGATTGATCGGTAAGAAAATTGGCATGACGCAGGTCTTCGACGCGGACGGCAAAGTGATCCCGGTGACGGTGATCAAGGCCGGCCCCTGCCGCGTGATCTGCAAGCGCACCAAAGACCTGCATGGCTACGAAGCCCTCCAATTGGGTTATGAAGCCATCACGGACAAACAGAGCAAACGCCCGCTGATAGGGCACTTCAAGAAAAATGACAGCCCGGTGTTCCGTTATGTGCGTGAATTCCGCCCTGCCTACGGCCAGCAAATCGACGACTATGAAGTCGGCAAGGAACTGACCGCCGAAATGTTCAGCCTCACCGATACGGTCAGTGTCCGTTCCAACTCCAAGGGACGCGGCTACACTGGCGTGATGAAGCGTCACGGCTTCTCAGGCTTCATGCAGTCCCACGGCGTGCACGAGTCTTTCCGCGGCGGCGGCTCCATCGGACAATGCGCCCAGCCCTCACGCGTGCTGAAAGGCATGAAAATGGCCGGCCAGCACGGCAACGCCCAGGTGACTGTGCGTCACCTCAAGGTGGTGCAAGTGGACGCGGAAAACAACCTGATCCTGGTCAAGGGCGCTGTCCCCGGACACCGCAATTCGCTGGTGATCATACATAAGGAACAATAGGGGAGAGGAAAATGGTAAAAGCGATAAAATTCAACTCTCTCGGCGAACGGATCGAAGAGATCGAACTTCCGGCCAGCATATTCGACGTGGACGTAAATTCCCCCAAAGTGCTGCTGCATGAAGTGGTGACGATGTTTCTGGGCAACCAGCGCCAGGGAACGGTGCAGAAAAAGAACCGTGCCATGACGGCTGGCAGCACCCGCAAACTGTTCAGGCAGAAAGGCACTGGCAACGCGCGCCAGGGCTCACGCCGCACACCGGTCAGGGTACACGGCGGACGGGCTTTCGCCATCCTGCCCAAGGACTGGTACCGTCCGATCCCCCGCACCAAAAAACGCCAGGCGCTGAAAGTCGCCCTGACAGACCGTGCCCGCGAAGGCAGGGTCTTCATCGTCGAAGCGCTCGATTTTGACAAACCCAACACCAAGCAGGCGCTTGAGCTGCTGGGAAAGATCATACCCGAAAAGGGACGCAAACTTGTGGTCACAGATGGGAATCACCTGCCTACGGTGAGATCCTTCACCAATCTGCCTGAGGTCATGACCGACCGGGCGGACAGCCTGCATGCCTATGAAGTTCTTAAAAGCAGCTACATTCTGATGACCCAGGACGCCCTCAACAAAGTGAAGGAGGTATTCAGCTCATGATACATCCGCGCAACATAGTGATCGCTCCGATCATCACCGAGAAGAGTGAAAAACAGGTCCAGGACACGAACACCTACACCTTCAAAGTGAGCATAAACGCAAACAAGATAGAGATCAAGCACGCCATCGAACGGATCTTTTCCGTCAAGGTGCTTGACGTAAATACAATCCGCATGCTGGGCAAGCCGAAACGGCTTGGTAAATACAGCGGCAAACGCCCGGATTGGAAGAAAGCCATCGTAACCCTCAGAGCCGGCGACAAGATCGGCGATTTTGAGGTCTAAGGGGTAAATCATGGGAATCAAGAAATACAAACCTACCACCCCCAGCATGCGCTTCCGCACGGGATACACCTTTGCAGAGATCACCACGGACAGCCCTGAAAAATCGCTGCTGAAACCGGTGCGCAAATCCGGCGGACGCAACAACCAGGGCAGAATCACCTGCCGCCATCGCGGCGGAGGCCATCGCAGACACTACCGTATCATAGATTATAAGCGGGACAAATTCGGGATCCCGGCCAAAGTGGCATCGATCGAATACGATCCCAACCGCACCGCCCGCATCGCCCTGCTGCATTACATTGACGGCGAAAAACGCTACATCATAGCGCCTGACGGCTTGAAAGTTGGGGCAAAAGTGATGTCCGGTCCCGAGGCCGAAATTGCTTTGGGCAACGCCATTCCTTTGGAAAGGATACCCTTGGGCTCAACGGTTCACAACATTGAACTGAAGAGAGGCCGGGGCGGCCAGATCGCCCGTTCCGCGGGAACCTACGGCCAGGTCGTGGCCAAAGACGGCGACTACGTGCACGTGAAGATGCCCTCGAACGACGTCCATCTTGTGCGCAAAGAATGTCTGGCGACCATGGGCCAGGTGAGCAACCAAGACCACAACCTGATCCAGATCGGTAAAGCCGGCCGCAACCGCTGGAAAGGCCTGCGCCCCAAAGTGCGCGGCGTGGCTATGAACCCCGTCGACCATCCCATGGGCGGCGGCGAAGGTAAATCTTCCGGTGGTGGCCATCCGGTCTCACCTTGGGGAAAACCGGCCAAGGGTGGCAAAACCCGCAAAACCCGCAAGTATTCCGATAAATATATCGTGAAAGCAGTTAAAAAGAGATAAGGGAAGGAAACAATGGCACGTTCAATCAAGAAAGGCCCCTTTGTCGACGATCACCTGTTGAAGAAAGTGGAAATACTGAATTCTGACAACAAGAAAAACGTGATCAAGACCTGGTCCCGCCGCTCAGTGATCATACCCTCTTTTATCGGACATACCTTTTCGGTGCACAACGGACATAAGTTTGTACCGGTGTATGTGACCGAAAACATGGTGGGCCACAAGCTGGGTGAATTTTCACCCACACGCACCTACCGTGGACATAAAGACAAGAAAAGCAAGGCAAAATAAAGGAGAATAAGAGATGGAAGCAACAGCGAAACTCCGTTTTGCCCGTGGATCGGCCCGCAAAGCGCGCCTGGTTTTGGACCAGATCCGCTATAAACGCGTCACCGAAGCCCAGAACATCCTGCGTTTCTCCCGCCGCAGCGCGGCAGAAACGATCGGCAAACTTTTGGCTTCTGCCATCGCCAACGCGCAGGTCAAGGAACCCAAGATCGATCTCGACAGGGTTTTTGTTACCGTGGCCACAGCCGATGCCGGTCCCCAAATGAAACGCTACATGCCCAGATCGCATGGCAGGGCATACATGATCCGCAAACAGACCTGCCACATCGCTCTGGAAATCCAGTCCATAGAAGAGTAGGAGGAAGACCTTGGGACAAAAAATACACCCCATTCTGTATCGCCTCGGCGTTAATAAGGATACCGAATCAATTTGGTTTGCTCAGGGTACCACGTATGTGGATTTCCTCCAGGAAGACATCCAGATCCGTAAGTACATCCACAAACGCCTTGATCAAAAGATGGTCTCGAGAGTGAAGATCTCCCGCAAGACCAGCTCCATCACGATAGACATCCACACCGCGCGGCCGGGCCTGGTCATCGGTAAAAAAGGCGAAGACATCGACCGCCTGCGTAACGAGCTGAATGTCCTGATAAACAAGAACCGTAAAAATCCGATATCGGTGTCGATTAATATCGAACAGATCGACAAGATGTGGCTGGATGCCCGTCTGGTCGGACACGAAGTGGCCCGCCAGCTCGAAGAACGCGTCTCCTTCCGCCGCGCCATGAAACTGGCGATGCGCAACGTGCTCAAGGAAGGCGCCCTGGGAGTGAAAGTGCAGGTTTCCGGCCGCCTCGGCGGAGCTGAGATCGCGCGCACCGAACGCTACAAACAAGGCCGCACCCCGTTGCACACTTTGCGTGCCGATATCGATTATGCCTGCGTGGAAGCAAACACGACCTATGGAGTCATAGGGATCAAGGTTTGGATCTACAAGGGCGACATTCTGGGTTAGGAGAAGGTAAATGTTAGCACCAAAGAAAGTAAGACATCGCAAAATGATGAAGGGCAGACGGAATGGTCTTGCCTGGAGCGGAAGCAATGTGGACTTCGGCGATTATGGATTGATCGCCCTGGAAGATGCCTTCATCACAAGCCGTCAGATCGAAGCAGCTCGTATCGCCATCACGCGCCACATGAAACGTCTTGGCAAGGTATGGATCCGCATATTCCCGGACAAGCCCATAACCAAGAAACCAGCGGAAACCCGCATGGGCAAGGGAAAGGGAGCTCCGGAATACTGGGTGGCAGTGGTTCGCCCGGGCCGCGTCCTTTTTGAAATCGAAGGCGTGGACGTGAAAATCGCCAAGGAAGCCATGCGCCTCGCGTCGCATAAACTGCCGATCAAAACCCGCCTGATTGCCCGTGAAGGAGTGGAATTATGAAGATCGACGAGATCCGTGAAATGACCCTGGATGACATGCAATCCCGGCTCGAGGAACTGCGGATGGAACTCTTCAACCTGCGCTTTCAAAAGTCCAAAAACCTGCTGGACCGTTCAGACAGACTGCGCATCGTAAGAAGGGATATCGCCCGCATCAATACCATCATCAAAGAAAAAGAGCAAAGGCAGTGAGGTGAATTGTGGCACAAGCTCGTAAAATGATCAAACAGGGTGTCGTCGTGAGCGACAAGAACGACAAGACCATCGTGGTCAGGGTTCAACGCCAATACATACACCCACTGTATAAAAAAACCGTGCGCCGGCATAAAAAGTTCATGGCCCACGACGAGAACAACGATGCCCATGAAGGCGATGAGGTCCAGATTGTGGAATACCGCCCCATGAGCGCTCGCAAACGCTGGGCTCTGCACAAGATCGTAGAGCGCAGTAAATAGGGGAGTTTTGGAATGATTCAAGCCCAAACGATATTGAATATCGCCGATAACTCCGGTGCCAAGAAAGCCATGTGCATCAAAGTGCTTGGCGGCACCAGACGTAAATACGCCAGCGTTGGCGACGTCATAGTTGTTGCGATCAAATCCGCCTCACCCGGCGGCAAAGTGAAAAAAGGCAGCGTGGAACGGGCCGTGATAGTTCGCACCGCGAAAGAAATCCGGCGTCCGGACGGATCCTACATCCGTTTTGCGGACAATGCTGCTGTGATAATCGACGAGAAGCACGATCCCAAGGGAACCCGCATCTTCGGCCCCGTGGCCCGCGAACTGCGCGAGCACCAGTACATGAAGATCGTTTCCCTGGCTCCGGAAGTGCTGTAGGAGAACATGATGCCAGACAAACTGAAACTGAAAAAAGGCGACTTCGTGATCGTCATATCCGGCGCCGACAAAGGACGCAAGGGACGCATCCTGAAAGCGTATCCCAAAACGAACCGGGTGATCGTGGAAAAAGTGCACATGATCAAGAAACACACCAAACCCTCGCAGAGTAATCCGCAGGGCGGCATCGTTTCCATGGAAGCGCCGGTCAACGCTTCCAACGTGATGCTTTTCAACGAGAAGCTGAATACCGTTTCCAAACCGGTCATCCACGTTCGCGAGGGCCATCGGGTCCGCGTTTGCAAGAAATCCGGTGACGAGCTGTAAGGAAGGATAGCATGAACAGAATGAAAGAACATTACCAGAAAGTTGTGATTCCCGCCCTGCAGAAGCGTTTTTCCTACAAAAACCCGCACCAGGTGCCGCGTCTGAACAAGATCGTGGTGAGCATGGGAGTGGGCAGCGCCACCCAGAACAAAGCCCTTTTGGACAACGCCGTGAAAGACCTGGAACAGATCACGGGCCGCAAAGTGATCATCACCAAGGCCCGCAAATCCATATCCAATTTCAAGCTGCGCCAGGGAATGCCGATCGGCTGCAAGGTCACCTTGCGTGACGAGGTCATGTATGAATTCTTCGATCGCCTTGTCTCCATGGCCATTCCGCGCATCAGAGACTTTCGGGGAATTCCTTCCGATTCCTTCGACGGCAGGGGCAATTTTTCCCTCGGCCTCAAGGAACAGACCGTGTTTCCCGAGATTGAATATGACAAGATTGACGCCATCCGCGGCTTGAACATCAACATAGTTACCACCGCGCACAACGATGAGGAAGCCCGCGCTCTGCTCAAGGAACTCGGCATGCCTTTCCAGCGCGGCGAATAAGGAGAATCAATGGCAAAGAAATCCCTGATCCTTAAACAACAAAGAACACCGAAATTCAAAGTAAGAAAATACAACCGCTGTATGATTTGCGGCCGGCCCAGGGCCTACATGCGCGATTTTGGCATGTGCCGCCTGTGTTTCCGCAAATACGCATCCCAGGGCCAGATACCCGGGATAACCAGAGCAAGTTGGTAACCAATGGAGGATACAAATGAGCGTTAGTGATCCGATAGCTGATGCATTGACCAAGATCCGCAATGCATATCGTGCCGGACATACGCAGGTAATTGTGAATCACAACCGCCTCGTCGAGGCGTTGGTGAAGATCCTTGCCGCTGAGAACTTTGTCAATAGTGTCCAGGTTCTCGATAAAGATCCGGAACAGAAAATCAATTATAGACGCATCCTGGTTAACCTTCGCTATACCAATGACGGGGTTCCCGTCATGCAGGGTTTGGTGAGGATATCCACACCGGGAAGGCGCGTGTATGTCAAAGCAAACAACATCCCCAGCGTATACAACAACACTGGCTGCGCCGTGATCTCCACCTCACAGGGTGTGATGGTCGATCGCGACGCCAGGTTGAAGCGCGTTGGCGGAGAATTCATTTGCAAGGTTTGGTAGGAGGATAGATGTCTCGCATTGGAAAAGCCCCTATCAAATTCGACGCCAACACCAAAGTGGACGTCAAGGACAACGTGGTCCACGTCAAGGGAAATCTGGGAGAACTGCAATATCAACTGTTGCCCGGCATCAGCCTGGAAATGGAAGATGGCGTCCTTCACGTAAAGCGCAGCGACGACAGCAAATCACAGCGGGCCGTGCATGGATTGACCCGGGCTCTGCTGCAGAACATGGTCACCGGAGTCACGGACGGGTTTCAGAAGACCCTGAACGTGATCGGGACCGGTTATTCAGCCGAACGGGTGGGACCTTGGTTGAGGCTCAGCCTGGGCTACTCGCACGACATCGTGCTGGAGGTCCCTTCAGGCCTGACCGTGGAAGCCGAAGCCGTACCCCGTTCGAAAGGAACGCGCAGCGACCTGCAAAGCATCATCCGCATCAAAGGAATAGACAGACAGCTTGTCGGTCATTTTGCGGCTGAAGTCCGTTCCTGCCGTCCGCCCGAAAACTACAAGGGCAAGGGTGTGCGTTACGTGGACGAAAAAGTCACCATCAAAGCCGGTAAGGCCGGAACGAAATAAGCGAGGATCTGGAAATGATAAAACCCAGCAACATAATAAAACATGCCCTCCGCGACCGGCGCAAGGCTGCCATTCGCAAGAAACTTCAGGGCTCGGCAGAACGCCCGCGTCTCGTGGTTTTCCGCAGCCTGAAACACATCTATGCCCAGATCATCGACGATACCACCGGCAAGACCATCGTGTCCGCCTCCACCAGAGGCAAAGACATCCAGCTGGAAACCGGCAAGAAGAAAGCAGAGCAGAGCTTTCAGGTTGGCAAACTCCTGGGCGAGAAAGCCATCGCTGCCGGCCTGACGAAAGTGGCTTTTGACCGCGCAGGTTACAAATATCACGGCAGAGTCAAAGCCCTGGCCGACGGAGCCCGGAAAGCCGGACTCGATTTCTGATAGGAGGAAGCTTGTACTACGATCGTAACAATACCGAAGAAGAAAAACTGGTTGAAACAGTCATAGAGACCAAACGAGTCGCCAAAGTCGTCAAAGGCGGACGCAACTTCAGTTTCAGCGCCATAGTCGTGATCGGCGACCGGGCTGGCAAGATTGGAGTGGGAAACGGCAAGGCAAACGAAATTGCCGACGCCATCCGCAAGGCCAAGGAAAAAGCGACCAAGAGCATGTTTACGGTTCCCATCATCAAAGGAACCATTCCGCATGAGATCGTCGCTCGTTACGGGGCCAGCCGGGTCATGATGAAACCTGCCTCCGAAGGCACGGGAGTCATAGCCGGCGGTACGACTCGCGCCATTTTTGAAGCTGCGGGGATCCAAAACATCCTCTGCAAATCCCTGGGCTCCAACACGCCCTGCAACGTTGTCAAGGCAACCATCTCAGGCCTGAAATCGATGCGGACCCTATCCGACATAGCCAGATTGCGCAACAAGACCATATCCGAGCTGACCGGAAGGGAGGAGAAATGAAGATCAAGGTTACCCAGATACGCAGCACCATAAATCGCAAAGAGAATCATAAACGGGTTATCAAATCCCTTGGTTTGGGACATCCCGGCAAAAGCCGCGTTCATGATGATAACCCCTGCATCCGAGGCATGATCAAGAAAGTATCATACCTCATCCAAGTTGAAGAAGTGAAGGGAGAATAACATGCTAACCCTTTCAAATTTGGGGAAACCCGCGGGCAGAAAAGCAAAGAAACGCTTGGGAAAAGGCCAGGGAACAGGCCAGGGACATCAGGCCGGACGAGGCCATAAGGGCAAAAAATCCCGCTCTGGCGGAAATGTTCCAGCCTATTTCGAAGGTGGCCAGATGCCCTTGAACCGCCGTTTGCCCAAACGCGGTTTCAAGAATCCTTTTCGCAAGAACTTCCGCGTGCTGAACTTATCCCGTTTGATCGGGATCGAAGAGACTGAGTTTGACATTGCCAAGCTCGAACTGATGGGATTTCTTCCTGCCAAGGGCAAGAAGGCCAAGTATCCCGTCAAAGTTTTGGCCAGCGTCAACGAAGATTTCACCAAAACCGTTCACATCAAGGCCAATGCCTTTTCCAAACGGGCCGCCGAACTGATTGCTGCGAACGGTGGCAAGGCGGAGGTGGTGTAATTTGTTCAAGACAATAGCGAACATTTTCCGGATACCGGATCTAAAGAAGAAGATCCTGTTCACCTCGCTAATGCTGGTTTTATACCGCCTGGGGAGCTTCGTTCCGATCCCGGGGGTGGACACCACGCAGCTCAAATCGTTCTTTGCGGCCCAGTCAGGTAGTTTGTTCGACCTGCTTAACCTCTTTGTGGGCGGTAACTTTGAACGCGCGTCGGTCTTTGCGCTGGGCATCATGCCCTATATTACGGCCTCGATCGTCATCCAGCTTCTGGGCAGCATCGTGCCTTATTTCGAGAAGTTGCGCAAAGAAGGAGCCGACGGCCAGAAGAAATTGAACCAGATCACCCGTTACGGGACTGTGGCCCTGGCAGGTTTCAATGCCCTGACCATAACCATCGGGCTCATCAACATGCAGGGCGCTAGCGGACCCGTGGTCCCGCATGTCAGCTTCCTGTTCCATTTCACTGGGATCGTCACTCTCATCACCGGTACCATGATCGTCATGTGGCTGGGTGAGCAGATAACAGAACACGGAATAGGCAACGGCATCTCCCTGATCATTTTCGCCGGCATAATCGCCCGCTATCCTGAAGGGTTC
This genomic window contains:
- the rpsC gene encoding 30S ribosomal protein S3; this translates as MGQKIHPILYRLGVNKDTESIWFAQGTTYVDFLQEDIQIRKYIHKRLDQKMVSRVKISRKTSSITIDIHTARPGLVIGKKGEDIDRLRNELNVLINKNRKNPISVSINIEQIDKMWLDARLVGHEVARQLEERVSFRRAMKLAMRNVLKEGALGVKVQVSGRLGGAEIARTERYKQGRTPLHTLRADIDYACVEANTTYGVIGIKVWIYKGDILG
- the rplW gene encoding 50S ribosomal protein L23 is translated as MIHPRNIVIAPIITEKSEKQVQDTNTYTFKVSINANKIEIKHAIERIFSVKVLDVNTIRMLGKPKRLGKYSGKRPDWKKAIVTLRAGDKIGDFEV
- the rpsQ gene encoding 30S ribosomal protein S17, with protein sequence MIKQGVVVSDKNDKTIVVRVQRQYIHPLYKKTVRRHKKFMAHDENNDAHEGDEVQIVEYRPMSARKRWALHKIVERSK
- the rplC gene encoding 50S ribosomal protein L3 is translated as MLGLIGKKIGMTQVFDADGKVIPVTVIKAGPCRVICKRTKDLHGYEALQLGYEAITDKQSKRPLIGHFKKNDSPVFRYVREFRPAYGQQIDDYEVGKELTAEMFSLTDTVSVRSNSKGRGYTGVMKRHGFSGFMQSHGVHESFRGGGSIGQCAQPSRVLKGMKMAGQHGNAQVTVRHLKVVQVDAENNLILVKGAVPGHRNSLVIIHKEQ
- the ruvX gene encoding Holliday junction resolvase RuvX, yielding MSPVSRILAIDYGEKRIGLALSDPLKLFAKPLKVIPNSGFETVLAELRKVISEQCVELIVMGLPYAIEGGNTPKTDETIAFMDRLSAAIETPIVAWDERYSTSEAIGELIKMGYGWKQRRNFQDAMAAAMILKSYLESL
- the rpsJ gene encoding 30S ribosomal protein S10 gives rise to the protein MSNTENRIRIKLKAYDHRLLDQSVAEIVKSTRNTGAKVIGPIPLPTDKTLYTILRSPHADKKSQDQFQMLVHKRLIDILNPTQQTTNALKKLSLPAGVHVEIKANTRS
- the rplN gene encoding 50S ribosomal protein L14, with protein sequence MIQAQTILNIADNSGAKKAMCIKVLGGTRRKYASVGDVIVVAIKSASPGGKVKKGSVERAVIVRTAKEIRRPDGSYIRFADNAAVIIDEKHDPKGTRIFGPVARELREHQYMKIVSLAPEVL
- the rpsS gene encoding 30S ribosomal protein S19 yields the protein MARSIKKGPFVDDHLLKKVEILNSDNKKNVIKTWSRRSVIIPSFIGHTFSVHNGHKFVPVYVTENMVGHKLGEFSPTRTYRGHKDKKSKAK
- the rplV gene encoding 50S ribosomal protein L22; the encoded protein is MEATAKLRFARGSARKARLVLDQIRYKRVTEAQNILRFSRRSAAETIGKLLASAIANAQVKEPKIDLDRVFVTVATADAGPQMKRYMPRSHGRAYMIRKQTCHIALEIQSIEE
- the rplP gene encoding 50S ribosomal protein L16 is translated as MLAPKKVRHRKMMKGRRNGLAWSGSNVDFGDYGLIALEDAFITSRQIEAARIAITRHMKRLGKVWIRIFPDKPITKKPAETRMGKGKGAPEYWVAVVRPGRVLFEIEGVDVKIAKEAMRLASHKLPIKTRLIAREGVEL
- the rplD gene encoding 50S ribosomal protein L4, which produces MVKAIKFNSLGERIEEIELPASIFDVDVNSPKVLLHEVVTMFLGNQRQGTVQKKNRAMTAGSTRKLFRQKGTGNARQGSRRTPVRVHGGRAFAILPKDWYRPIPRTKKRQALKVALTDRAREGRVFIVEALDFDKPNTKQALELLGKIIPEKGRKLVVTDGNHLPTVRSFTNLPEVMTDRADSLHAYEVLKSSYILMTQDALNKVKEVFSS
- the rplB gene encoding 50S ribosomal protein L2 — its product is MGIKKYKPTTPSMRFRTGYTFAEITTDSPEKSLLKPVRKSGGRNNQGRITCRHRGGGHRRHYRIIDYKRDKFGIPAKVASIEYDPNRTARIALLHYIDGEKRYIIAPDGLKVGAKVMSGPEAEIALGNAIPLERIPLGSTVHNIELKRGRGGQIARSAGTYGQVVAKDGDYVHVKMPSNDVHLVRKECLATMGQVSNQDHNLIQIGKAGRNRWKGLRPKVRGVAMNPVDHPMGGGEGKSSGGGHPVSPWGKPAKGGKTRKTRKYSDKYIVKAVKKR
- the rpmC gene encoding 50S ribosomal protein L29, with product MKIDEIREMTLDDMQSRLEELRMELFNLRFQKSKNLLDRSDRLRIVRRDIARINTIIKEKEQRQ
- the mltG gene encoding endolytic transglycosylase MltG, producing MRPSPGFLLRLVLIAFLALLAFTVWQVFKPVRSEQIVLRVSSGDSAAGIAARLEEQGIIESRFLFKTLAKLRRTDRRLMAGTYTLGGKASLYQTLSVLEKGNTSSVRVTIPEGLSLRRTLQRIEQSGLAGYDELLAAATDTAFVREQTGYKVPSLEGFLYPETYLFDLSLGPREILALMTREFFTKNRAVGIDPHAIAGFYDKLILASIVEKESAHPQERGIVASVMQNRLNHGMHLASCATVDYILERRNIKRPVLTLADTQIPSPYNTYINTSLPPGPICNPSLSSIQAALNPAKTKYLYFVADRKGRNDFSTTAEEHYRKTRKYRRAEWE